In Aliiroseovarius sp. F47248L, the sequence CGAAAGGTGGCGGCGCGAAGGTTCCGACGCCGAAGTTGATCCGACTTCCGCCTGCTTCAGCACAGAGGCAATCAAAGTGAATAGGTGCGCCGCTTTCAAGATGCGGCGCGGGTTCGAGCCTTGAGGGTCTAAGGGAAACACACACAAGCCATTGCGATAGATTTTGTTGGCCACGTCATGCAGAAATACCCGTTTCGCATCCGTGAAGTTAGAACTGAAAATAGCCACAATCACTGGGTGAAGATCCATCGGCACGTCGAGGATATTGGCATCCGCCACGCTTTTTCAAACATTGCACGCCCTGACTAATGTCCAGATTAGGGAAATCGAACAGCCAAAATACAGATGCCTTGAAGGAGAAATGATCGGCCGATAGTACGCTCATGGTTACGGAGGCCTCGCAAAATGTCGTCGTTGTTCAGGAGCGTCTTGACCCGAAAGACAGGTCAAGATCGGAAAACAAGGGGGTGTTGTCGGATGTATGCCAGTTCAGACCAGCAATAACGATAGAAGGCATCGGCGGCGCTCGCAGTTAAAAAACCGATTGGGCGATCAGTGAGCGAGTTGGTAGTCCACGGCCTTCGTCCTTCTGCGACGATTTAGATAATGTCAGCGTTAGATGCACCTCAGCGCAATGAAAGCAGCCATCGAAGGTGTTATCCATATGATCCCTTCCTCACGCTCTGATGACGATCAACGACGCTAGGCCGTCCCTTATGCAGCGCGCGGTTCAGAAAGCGACGAAGGCGGGTACACAGCCGACTTAGCCTGGCTCCCACTGCCCCGGGCGTCCCGGGGCAGTAATTGCAGAGGCCATCTGCACTACACAGCCAGTGATTTATGAGCTGTCTCACCAACTGTCACGACGACATTGCCACGCTTATGTCTGGTATCAACATGGGCGTGGGCGGCCTTCATGTCACTGAACGCATAGTTTCTGTCGATGACTGGTTTGAAGACACCGCACTCGGCTAGGTTCACCACGGCCTCTAGGATTTCACGGCTTTCTGCTGCGACACCACCGACCATCTTCTTGCCCTTCAAAGCAGCTTTGAGGCGCCCGAATATCATGTCTGACGTTTTGCCTGCGATGAGGACCATCTTGCCCCCACGCCGGATGGCGTGCTGTGCTTGTGACCACGGCAAAGTTCCGATCGTATCGACGACCATGTCATAGTGTACGTCGGCTTCGACAATGTCCTGAGTCCGGTAGTCAATCACCCGGTCAGCCCCGATTTTGCGCACAAGATCCGCGTTGCTGGCGCTACAAACGGCCGTGACATGAGCGCCGAAGTTCTTGGCAATCTGCACGCCGGCCGAACCCACGGACCCTGACGCCCCGTTGATCAAAACCCTGTCGCCAGCCGTCACTTTGGCCTTGTTGACCAGGAAGTCATAGGCCGTTGTTCCACCGAACGGGATTGCGGCTGCCTCTGCGAAGTTGAGAGTGTTGGGCTTTATGGTGAGCTTTCCGTCCGCTGGCATGGTGATGAACTCGGCATGTGCGCCGAAGGACGCGCCGGGAAAGCCAATGACGGCATCGCCGAGGTGATACGTTG encodes:
- a CDS encoding NAD(P)-dependent alcohol dehydrogenase encodes the protein MLAYSYTQYGSADVIKEVEIPTPGVTPSEVLIRIIATTVSAGDWRARSLTMPKGLGLVGRLVFGITGPRKSILGTEFSGVIERVGSDVATYHLGDAVIGFPGASFGAHAEFITMPADGKLTIKPNTLNFAEAAAIPFGGTTAYDFLVNKAKVTAGDRVLINGASGSVGSAGVQIAKNFGAHVTAVCSASNADLVRKIGADRVIDYRTQDIVEADVHYDMVVDTIGTLPWSQAQHAIRRGGKMVLIAGKTSDMIFGRLKAALKGKKMVGGVAAESREILEAVVNLAECGVFKPVIDRNYAFSDMKAAHAHVDTRHKRGNVVVTVGETAHKSLAV